A window of the Plasmodium falciparum 3D7 genome assembly, chromosome: 3 genome harbors these coding sequences:
- a CDS encoding plasmoredoxin yields the protein MACQVDNPPKTYPNDKTAEYEKYANYMNYLYYYQNNELKKIDSSYFKDKYLGLFFGASWCKYCVTFIDSLNIFKKNFPNVEIIYIPFDRTYQEYQSFLKNTNFYALPFDNYLYICKKYQIKNLPSFMLITPNNNILVKDAAQLIKTDEYINNLKSLIKNYIIHPKTFQFNNRFFDLFRN from the coding sequence atggCGTGCCAAGTTGATAACCCCCCTAAAACATACCCAAACGATAAAACAGCTGAATACGAAAAGTACGCAAATTATATGAactatctatattattatcaaaataatgaattaaaaaaaatcgaTTCCTCTTATTTtaaagataaatatttaGGATTATTTTTTGGAGCTTCATGGTGTAAATACTGTGTAACCTTTATAGATAgcttaaatatatttaaaaagaacTTCCCCAATgttgaaattatatatataccatttGATAGAACATATCAAGAGTACCAatcctttttaaaaaatacaaactTTTATGCTTTACCTtttgataattatttatatatatgtaaaaagtatcaaataaaaaatctaCCTTCCTTTATGTTAATTACacctaataataatatactagTAAAGGATGCAGCACAATTAATTAAAAcagatgaatatataaataatttaaaatcattaataaaaaattatatcataCATCCTAAAACGTTTCAATTTAATAATCGCTTTTTTGATTTGTTTCGTAATTGA